The genomic stretch GGGCCAAACATCCACATCAGCATTCGAAACGTCATCTTAAATAACGACGGGCGTTCGCCTCGAGTCGTCACGATTTTCAGGCTCAGTAAGCGATAGGCGATCGTACGCAGCTGCGAGCGTTTCAGCGGAACCAAATAGATCCACACTGCAACGATCCAGACCAGGTAGAAAATACCGCTCGGATCATAGGACGCGTTGTTGGCCATCGAAAATGTTGCGATCACCATCCACAATAGGATTCCGATCGCAAGCAAAACGAGAGAATCGATCACGAGGACTGCCAATCGCCGCAGGAACCCGGGGTAATCATTGATGTCGTAGTAAACACCTTTGCCGAGCGAATGGTCAGTTGTCATTGAAGTTGGCTGCTCTTCGTTGGCAGGGGATTGCGGCTGGTACAGATGAGTATACTGAATAACGAACGATCCGTTCCATGCGAGAGCCAATCCACCATGTCAAATCCCTTCGAAACTTATGCGACACTCGCCGCCGGCCGATCGTTGGCGTCGTTCCGCTTCGGTCTCGAACAAGGAAGGAGCTGAAGAATGATTCGGTCGATTGCACTACTTGTTGCCTTCCTGGGCATACTTTCATCAGCTGCGAGTGGCGAAACA from Novipirellula artificiosorum encodes the following:
- a CDS encoding RDD family protein — translated: MTTDHSLGKGVYYDINDYPGFLRRLAVLVIDSLVLLAIGILLWMVIATFSMANNASYDPSGIFYLVWIVAVWIYLVPLKRSQLRTIAYRLLSLKIVTTRGERPSLFKMTFRMLMWMFGPFNLVIDLIWLGADTEQQSLRDCYVGTYVVRNTAEPIGEGPMHLTRYNAVGFSIAYPRAGRQQSTPQGVTRE